One segment of Pelecanus crispus isolate bPelCri1 chromosome 2, bPelCri1.pri, whole genome shotgun sequence DNA contains the following:
- the CLUL1 gene encoding clusterin-like protein 1 isoform X2 codes for MKTSWLFIIHMLWLNGHQCAPTRQEEMNLRENLKLLSEVGEKYVDEEVKKALIGIKQMKIMMERNEDKHIDLMKTLKKSSEEKKQALRLMDEVKERLEEEERQCQVSLKSLWDECESCLESTCMRYYTTCKHGLPTFTRKVEDFLRKIPPLIFTFHEDQGRDIQFNEKPEKEDAQLVKMEDLFNQLLSDMGSIFDRSFIFFKQMQKEFDQSFQMYFMSDLDLNESPSMPALPEDTTRNSSSQRGWGIPGFLQIVFDFSKTVFEGVSEVITEVFDEYRDNRRDVPEQAKDPDRSGMFSKILSGRRRPLCRELRENSSGCPQFHERCQKCQSNLLQDCPNVPELHIKLDEAFKLVNLSGEQYEQILQVVQRHTEDTSYLLNKMKGRFGWVSELSNMTIGPENIFNIVKVVPGDPSGKNETVVDVNILTSPTFTIKVPPNLDPKSAEFIEYIAGKALQLYKQNF; via the exons ATGAAGACCTCTTGGTTATTTATAATACACATGCTATGGCTGAATGGTCATCAGTGTGCACCGACAAGGCAGGAGGAAATGAATCTCCGGGAAAACCTGAAGC tATTATCTGAAGTTGGAGAGAAGTATGTAGATGAAGAGGTAAAGAAAGCTTTGATTGGTATTAAGCAGATGAAAATTAtgatggaaagaaatgaagataaGCACATAGATCTGATGAAAACCTTGAAGAagagcagtgaagaaaaaaag CAAGCCTTGCGACTTATGGATGAAGTAAAGGAAAGattagaagaagaagaaagacaaTGTCAAGTATCCTTGAAAAGTTTATGGGATGAATGCGAATCTTGTTTAGAAAGTACCTGCATGAGATATTATACAACTTGCAAACATGGTTTGCCAACATTTACAAGAAAG GTTGAAgattttttgaggaaaatacCTCcactcatttttacttttcatgaGGATCAAGGAAGAGACATCCAGTTTAATGAAAAGCCTGAGAAAGAGGATGCCCAGCTAGTAAAAATGGAAGATTTATTTAACCAACTATTATCAGACATGGGCTCAATATTTGacagaagtttcatttttttcaagcagatgCAAAAGGAATTTGACCAGTCTTTTCAGATGTATTTCATGTCAGATCTGGACTTGAATGAGTCCCCCAGCATGCCAGCTTTACCTGAGGACACCACCAGAAACAGCAGCTCACAGAGAGGCTGGGGTATACCTGGCTTCTTACAGATAGTTTTTGATTTCAGTAAGACGGTATTTGAAGGTGTCAGTGAGGTGATTACCGAAGTATTTGATGAATACAGAGATAATAGAAGAGATGTGCCAGAACAAGCCAAAG ATCCTGACAGAAGTGGTATGTTCTCAAAAATTCTGTCAGGGCGCCGGAGGCCTCTGTGCAGGGAGCTTCGGGAGAACTCCTCCGGATGCCCGCAGTTTCATGAGAGATGTCAGAAATGCCAAAGCAATCTCTTGCAGG ATTGCCCAAATGTTCCTGAACTGCACATCAAGCTTGATGAAGCCTTTAAGCTGGTTAATCTCTCGGGGGAGCAGTATGAGCAGATTCTCCAGGTGGTTCAGCGTCATACAGAAGACACTTCCTACTTGTTgaacaaaatgaaaggaagattTGGGTGGGTGTCTGAGTTATCCAATATGACCATCGgaccagaaaacattttcaatataGTTAAG GTGGTACCTGGGGATCCCTCTGGTAAAAATGAAACCGTGGTAGATGTGAATATTCTGACTTCACCTACTTTCACCATTAAAGTTCCTCCCAACTTAGACCCAAAGAGTGCAGAATTCATTGAATACATAGCTGGAAAAGCACTGCAACTATATAAGCAGAATTTTTAA
- the TYMS gene encoding thymidylate synthase translates to MPAEGELPSAAGAEPEAGEPQYLRQVRHILQHGHRKEDRTGTGTLSVFGMQARYSLRDQFPLLTTKRVFWKGVLEELLWFIKGSTNAKELSAKGVKIWDANGSREFLDKQGFSTREEGDLGPVYGFQWRHFGAEYKDMHADYSNQGVDQLQKVIETIKTNPDDRRIIMCAWNPKDISLMALPPCHALCQFYVLNGELSCQLYQRSGDMGLGVPFNIASYSLLTYMIAHVTGLKPGEFIHTLGDAHIYLNHVEPLKVQLQREPRPFPKLRILRKVEDISDFKAEDFQIEDYNPHPPIKMEMAV, encoded by the exons ATGCCTGCCGAGGGGGAGCTGCCGAGCGCGGCGGGCGCCGAGCCGGAGGCCGGCGAGCCGCAGTACCTGCGGCAGGTGCGGCACATCCTGCAGCACGGCCACCGAAAGGAGGAtcgcaccggcaccggcaccctcTCCGTCTTCGGCATGCAGGCGCGGTACAGCCTGAGAG ATCAGTTTCCACTGCTAACAACGAAGAGGGTGTTCTGGAAAggggtgctggaggagctgctgtggtTCATCAAG GGTTCTACAAATGCCAAAGAACTCTCTGCAAAGGGTGTGAAGATTTGGGATGCTAATGGATCACGTGAGTTCCTGGATAAGCAGGGTTTCAGCACCAGAGAGGAGGGAGATTTGGGACCAGTTTATGGTTTCCAGTGGAGGCACTTTGGAGCAGAATACAAAGATATGCATGCAG ATTACTCCAACCAAGGAGTGGACCAGTTGCAAAAAGTGATTGAAACGATCAAAACCAATCCAGATGACAGAAGAATCATTATGTGTGCTTGGAATCCCAAAG ATATTTCTCTGATGGCTTTACCTCCATGCCATGCCCTTTGCCAGTTCTATGTTCTAAATGGTGAACTGTCTTGCCAACTTTATCAGAGGTCGGGAGATATGGGACTAGGAGTGCCTTTCAATATTGCCAGCTATTCACTGCTCACATACATGATTGCCCATGTCACAGGGCTGAAG cctggagagtTCATACACACATTAGGAGATGCTCACATATATCTGAATCATGTGGAACCTCTAAAAGTTCAA cttcagaGGGAGCCAAGACCTTTCCCCAAACTCAGAATTCTTCGTAAGGTTGAAGACATCAGTGACTTTAAGGCAGAAGACTTTCAGATTGAAGACTATAATCCTCATCCACCTATTAAAATGGAGATGGCTGTTTAA
- the CLUL1 gene encoding clusterin-like protein 1 isoform X1 gives MKTSWLFIIHMLWLNGHQCAPTRQEEMNLRENLKLLSEVGEKYVDEEVKKALIGIKQMKIMMERNEDKHIDLMKTLKKSSEEKKQALRLMDEVKERLEEEERQCQVSLKSLWDECESCLESTCMRYYTTCKHGLPTFTRKVEDFLRKIPPLIFTFHEDQGRDIQFNEKPEKEDAQLVKMEDLFNQLLSDMGSIFDRSFIFFKQMQKEFDQSFQMYFMSDLDLNESPSMPALPEDTTRNSSSQRGWGIPGFLQIVFDFSKTVFEGVSEVITEVFDEYRDNRRDVPEQAKGKYPDRSGMFSKILSGRRRPLCRELRENSSGCPQFHERCQKCQSNLLQDCPNVPELHIKLDEAFKLVNLSGEQYEQILQVVQRHTEDTSYLLNKMKGRFGWVSELSNMTIGPENIFNIVKVVPGDPSGKNETVVDVNILTSPTFTIKVPPNLDPKSAEFIEYIAGKALQLYKQNF, from the exons ATGAAGACCTCTTGGTTATTTATAATACACATGCTATGGCTGAATGGTCATCAGTGTGCACCGACAAGGCAGGAGGAAATGAATCTCCGGGAAAACCTGAAGC tATTATCTGAAGTTGGAGAGAAGTATGTAGATGAAGAGGTAAAGAAAGCTTTGATTGGTATTAAGCAGATGAAAATTAtgatggaaagaaatgaagataaGCACATAGATCTGATGAAAACCTTGAAGAagagcagtgaagaaaaaaag CAAGCCTTGCGACTTATGGATGAAGTAAAGGAAAGattagaagaagaagaaagacaaTGTCAAGTATCCTTGAAAAGTTTATGGGATGAATGCGAATCTTGTTTAGAAAGTACCTGCATGAGATATTATACAACTTGCAAACATGGTTTGCCAACATTTACAAGAAAG GTTGAAgattttttgaggaaaatacCTCcactcatttttacttttcatgaGGATCAAGGAAGAGACATCCAGTTTAATGAAAAGCCTGAGAAAGAGGATGCCCAGCTAGTAAAAATGGAAGATTTATTTAACCAACTATTATCAGACATGGGCTCAATATTTGacagaagtttcatttttttcaagcagatgCAAAAGGAATTTGACCAGTCTTTTCAGATGTATTTCATGTCAGATCTGGACTTGAATGAGTCCCCCAGCATGCCAGCTTTACCTGAGGACACCACCAGAAACAGCAGCTCACAGAGAGGCTGGGGTATACCTGGCTTCTTACAGATAGTTTTTGATTTCAGTAAGACGGTATTTGAAGGTGTCAGTGAGGTGATTACCGAAGTATTTGATGAATACAGAGATAATAGAAGAGATGTGCCAGAACAAGCCAAAGGCAAgt ATCCTGACAGAAGTGGTATGTTCTCAAAAATTCTGTCAGGGCGCCGGAGGCCTCTGTGCAGGGAGCTTCGGGAGAACTCCTCCGGATGCCCGCAGTTTCATGAGAGATGTCAGAAATGCCAAAGCAATCTCTTGCAGG ATTGCCCAAATGTTCCTGAACTGCACATCAAGCTTGATGAAGCCTTTAAGCTGGTTAATCTCTCGGGGGAGCAGTATGAGCAGATTCTCCAGGTGGTTCAGCGTCATACAGAAGACACTTCCTACTTGTTgaacaaaatgaaaggaagattTGGGTGGGTGTCTGAGTTATCCAATATGACCATCGgaccagaaaacattttcaatataGTTAAG GTGGTACCTGGGGATCCCTCTGGTAAAAATGAAACCGTGGTAGATGTGAATATTCTGACTTCACCTACTTTCACCATTAAAGTTCCTCCCAACTTAGACCCAAAGAGTGCAGAATTCATTGAATACATAGCTGGAAAAGCACTGCAACTATATAAGCAGAATTTTTAA